Proteins co-encoded in one Polaromonas vacuolata genomic window:
- a CDS encoding tripartite tricarboxylate transporter substrate-binding protein encodes MKLNLKTALMLSVATLSAGLCASAFAQAPFPDRTISLIVPFAAGGPTDVVARLIAIPMGKALGQTVIVENVAGAGGTIAATKVARATPNGYTLLIHHMGMSTAPALYKKLAFDPLKDFEYIGQVVEVPMTLIARKDFPPNNFPELKAYLQLNKNKVSIANAGLGAVSHLCGLLFMSQIGVELNTIPYKGTGPAINDLLGGQVDLLCDQTTQTAPMIKDGRVKVYGVTTLKRLASLPNVPTLDEQGMKGFEVSVWHGMYAPKGTPQPALDKITAALQKAMQDPMVKQRMLDASSEIAPQNKITANGLKTLLTSEIAKWDPVIKKSGVYAD; translated from the coding sequence ATGAAACTCAATCTCAAAACTGCCCTCATGCTGTCAGTGGCGACATTAAGCGCTGGTCTGTGTGCATCAGCTTTCGCACAAGCCCCATTTCCAGATCGGACGATTTCCCTCATAGTGCCTTTCGCCGCTGGTGGCCCCACTGACGTGGTTGCCCGCCTGATCGCCATACCCATGGGTAAGGCGCTTGGTCAGACTGTGATTGTCGAAAACGTTGCAGGCGCAGGCGGCACGATTGCCGCGACCAAAGTTGCACGCGCCACACCTAATGGCTACACGTTGCTGATTCATCACATGGGTATGTCGACCGCACCGGCGCTGTATAAAAAGCTGGCTTTTGACCCGCTCAAAGACTTTGAATACATAGGCCAAGTCGTCGAAGTGCCTATGACGCTGATAGCGCGCAAAGACTTTCCACCGAATAACTTTCCCGAGCTCAAAGCTTATCTCCAGCTGAATAAAAATAAAGTCTCAATTGCCAACGCTGGCTTGGGTGCGGTCTCTCATTTATGCGGTCTGCTGTTTATGAGTCAGATAGGGGTTGAACTCAACACCATTCCTTACAAGGGCACAGGCCCTGCGATTAACGATTTGTTAGGCGGTCAGGTCGATTTGCTTTGCGATCAAACCACGCAAACCGCACCCATGATCAAAGACGGCCGGGTTAAGGTCTATGGCGTGACCACGCTTAAACGCCTGGCTTCGCTACCCAATGTGCCAACACTAGACGAGCAAGGCATGAAGGGTTTTGAAGTTAGCGTGTGGCACGGCATGTATGCGCCCAAGGGCACGCCACAGCCAGCATTAGACAAAATCACAGCCGCACTGCAAAAAGCCATGCAAGACCCCATGGTCAAGCAACGTATGTTGGACGCCAGCTCTGAAATTGCCCCGCAAAACAAGATTACCGCCAACGGCCTTAAAACTCTGCTCACATCCGAGATTGCCAAATGGGACCCAGTGATTAAAAAGTCCGGCGTTTACGCAGACTAA
- a CDS encoding PQQ-dependent sugar dehydrogenase, whose amino-acid sequence MLNAALARPFKSTRGLRVSAKRGGALALFALTASLSLIGCGDMARLQVADGSGLTPTLPEPRSSLIPTVNIAPAVGWPDGVQPSSPLGTQVNAFARGLDHPRWLLTLPNGDVLVAETNAPAKPDDASGIRGWVMGLVMKRAGAATQSANRITLLRDSKGSGTADQRFVLLEGLNSPFGMAWVDGMLYVANTDAVVRFPYPLGDTRISSAGVKIADLPAGRINHHWTKSLIASPDGQSLYVTVGSNSNVAERGMAAEEGRAAVWKLDIKSADMRLFATGLRNPNGMAWEPVTGALWTVVNERDELGSDLVPDYLTSVVKDGFYGWPYSWYGDHVDVRVKPPRPDLVASAIVPDYALGPHTASLGLAWAGGTTLPAAYSQGMFIGQHGSWNRRPHSGYKVVYVPFSQGKPSGLPVDVMTGFLSADGNAYGRPVGVVMDKGGALLVADDVGNVIWRLSAAR is encoded by the coding sequence ATGTTGAATGCTGCATTAGCCAGACCTTTTAAATCGACGCGCGGACTGCGCGTCAGCGCCAAACGAGGTGGCGCTCTCGCCTTGTTCGCACTGACCGCTAGTTTGAGTTTGATAGGCTGTGGAGATATGGCGCGCTTACAGGTCGCTGATGGTTCTGGTCTTACGCCTACGTTGCCAGAGCCGCGTAGCAGCTTGATACCGACTGTTAATATTGCGCCCGCCGTAGGCTGGCCTGACGGTGTGCAACCCAGTAGTCCTCTGGGCACTCAGGTCAACGCATTTGCACGTGGTCTGGACCATCCGCGTTGGTTGCTAACTTTGCCTAATGGTGATGTGCTGGTGGCTGAAACCAACGCCCCTGCAAAGCCCGACGATGCTAGCGGTATTCGCGGCTGGGTCATGGGCTTAGTCATGAAGCGCGCGGGTGCTGCAACCCAGAGTGCAAACCGGATTACTTTGCTGCGCGATAGCAAGGGCAGTGGCACGGCTGATCAACGCTTTGTGCTGCTAGAAGGTTTGAATTCTCCATTTGGTATGGCGTGGGTGGACGGCATGCTGTATGTGGCCAATACCGATGCGGTTGTGCGTTTTCCTTACCCGCTGGGGGATACACGCATCTCAAGTGCCGGCGTAAAAATAGCTGATTTGCCAGCTGGCCGCATCAACCATCACTGGACTAAAAGCTTGATTGCCAGCCCCGACGGCCAATCGCTTTACGTTACCGTAGGCTCAAACAGCAATGTGGCTGAACGCGGTATGGCGGCCGAAGAAGGCCGAGCTGCGGTTTGGAAGTTAGATATAAAAAGTGCGGACATGCGGCTATTTGCCACTGGTTTGCGAAATCCCAATGGCATGGCTTGGGAGCCGGTAACCGGCGCACTCTGGACCGTGGTTAACGAGCGCGATGAGTTGGGCAGTGATCTTGTGCCCGACTATTTAACCTCGGTAGTGAAAGACGGATTTTATGGCTGGCCTTATAGCTGGTATGGCGACCACGTCGATGTGCGTGTTAAACCGCCAAGGCCTGATTTAGTCGCCAGTGCCATAGTGCCAGATTACGCGTTAGGACCACATACCGCGTCACTCGGACTGGCTTGGGCTGGCGGTACAACGCTACCGGCAGCCTATTCGCAAGGCATGTTTATCGGTCAACACGGCTCATGGAACCGTCGCCCGCACAGCGGCTACAAAGTCGTCTACGTGCCGTTTTCGCAAGGCAAGCCTTCTGGTCTGCCGGTAGATGTGATGACGGGTTTTCTCAGTGCCGACGGTAACGCTTATGGTCGGCCAGTGGGTGTGGTGATGGACAAGGGTGGGGCGTTGTTGGTGGCTGATGATGTGGGGAACGTTATTTGGCGATTGAGTGCTGCGCGCTGA
- a CDS encoding CaiB/BaiF CoA transferase family protein, protein MTNTVTPSLQESKLRPLDGITVVSLEHAIAAPFCSRQLADLGARVIKVERPGAGDFARAYDQRVKGMASHFVWTNRSKESITLDLKQPAALGALKLLLKDADVLLQNLAPGAAARMGLSFDALQQAHPGLIVCDISGYGEDGPYRDKKAYDLLIQSEAGLLSVTGTPEQPSKAGNSMADIAAGMYAYSSILSALLLRGKTGQGSHIDVSMLESLTEWMSYPLYYAYDGAAPPPRTAAAHASIYPYGPFATGDGNTVMLGLQNEREWKSFCAQVLDDAALALDERFDSNAKRNQNREPLLALILAVFSQLSSAQVEAKLESAQIASARMNSMAQVWEHPQLKARERWATVDSPVGKLPALLPPGRSNAFDYRMDAVPDVGQHTEAILRELGLSDEAIAGLRATAAI, encoded by the coding sequence ATGACAAATACCGTAACTCCTAGCCTGCAAGAGAGCAAACTACGGCCTTTAGACGGCATCACCGTGGTCTCGCTTGAGCACGCGATAGCTGCGCCCTTTTGCAGCCGCCAATTAGCCGACTTGGGCGCACGTGTCATCAAAGTTGAGCGACCCGGCGCAGGCGACTTTGCGCGCGCTTATGACCAGCGTGTCAAAGGCATGGCTTCGCATTTTGTTTGGACCAATCGCTCCAAAGAAAGTATCACGCTAGACCTTAAACAACCGGCGGCGCTGGGCGCGCTCAAGCTGTTGTTAAAAGACGCTGATGTGCTGCTGCAAAACCTCGCCCCAGGTGCTGCGGCACGCATGGGTTTGTCTTTTGATGCGTTACAGCAAGCGCACCCGGGTTTAATTGTTTGTGATATTTCTGGCTACGGCGAAGACGGCCCTTACCGCGATAAAAAAGCCTACGACTTATTGATTCAAAGCGAAGCCGGCCTGCTATCTGTTACCGGCACGCCAGAGCAACCCTCAAAAGCTGGCAACTCTATGGCCGATATTGCAGCCGGTATGTATGCCTACAGCAGCATTTTGTCGGCGCTGCTTTTGCGCGGCAAAACCGGGCAGGGCAGTCACATCGATGTGTCTATGCTGGAGTCGCTGACCGAGTGGATGAGCTACCCGCTTTACTACGCCTATGACGGCGCAGCACCACCACCACGCACGGCAGCCGCGCATGCCAGTATTTACCCTTACGGCCCGTTTGCAACCGGCGACGGCAACACTGTCATGTTGGGTCTGCAAAACGAGCGCGAATGGAAATCTTTTTGCGCTCAGGTGTTAGATGATGCAGCGCTAGCGCTAGATGAACGCTTTGACAGCAACGCCAAGCGCAACCAAAACCGTGAGCCACTGCTGGCATTGATACTGGCTGTTTTTAGCCAACTCAGCAGTGCGCAGGTAGAAGCCAAACTAGAGTCTGCACAAATTGCCAGCGCCCGTATGAATAGCATGGCGCAAGTTTGGGAACATCCGCAGCTCAAAGCGCGTGAGCGCTGGGCCACGGTTGATTCACCTGTCGGCAAGTTGCCAGCGCTGCTGCCACCCGGGCGTAGTAATGCGTTTGATTACCGCATGGATGCAGTGCCAGACGTAGGCCAACACACAGAAGCGATTTTGCGTGAGTTGGGGCTGAGCGATGAGGCTATTGCTGGTTTACGTGCCACTGCTGCGATTTAA
- a CDS encoding MmgE/PrpD family protein, with the protein MTSATFQLAQFAADLRFQTIPESVVKRTEDLLVDWFASVIAGNGSRAVQSIGFFAQAMGPQNMTAAAPGTAQVLLSRTRSSPYFAAMANAAASHVAEQDDVHNGSVFHPATVVFPAALAVAQSIGASGQQLLTAAVAGYEVGIRVGEFLGRSHYKVFHTTGTAGTLAAAAAVGHLLGLNAQQMQHAFGSAGTQSAGLWEFLRTAADSKQLHTAHAAAAGLMSAYLAKDGFTGAEQILEGPQGMAAGMSSDADVAKLTDGLGTRWATAETSFKFHACCRHTHPAADALLQVITRSSLKPEDIDRVITHVHQGAIDVLGPVVRPASVHQSKFSMGTTLALVARFGHAGLTEFEQHFLDPETISLRDKVSMVLDTEVDTAYPQRWIGKVTVHTVDGRVLQGRVDEPKGDPGNTLSREEISAKAQRLAAFSGGATADEMRTAVTALWGIAQTAVVGDFLI; encoded by the coding sequence ATGACAAGCGCTACGTTTCAACTTGCTCAGTTCGCTGCTGATCTGCGTTTTCAAACCATACCCGAGAGCGTTGTCAAACGCACTGAAGACCTGTTGGTCGACTGGTTCGCCTCAGTCATCGCCGGCAACGGCTCGCGTGCGGTGCAAAGCATTGGCTTTTTTGCTCAGGCTATGGGGCCGCAAAACATGACTGCTGCCGCGCCAGGTACGGCTCAAGTCTTGCTAAGCCGCACCCGCAGCAGTCCGTATTTTGCGGCTATGGCTAACGCCGCCGCATCGCATGTGGCAGAACAAGACGATGTGCATAACGGCTCAGTGTTCCACCCGGCGACGGTGGTATTTCCTGCGGCCTTAGCGGTGGCACAAAGCATTGGCGCTAGCGGTCAGCAACTTCTCACCGCAGCAGTCGCAGGTTATGAAGTGGGTATTCGTGTGGGCGAATTTTTAGGCCGCTCGCACTACAAAGTTTTTCACACTACAGGCACCGCCGGCACGCTAGCTGCTGCCGCAGCTGTCGGTCATTTATTGGGTTTAAATGCGCAGCAAATGCAGCACGCGTTTGGCTCTGCCGGCACGCAGTCAGCGGGGTTGTGGGAGTTTTTGCGAACCGCTGCAGACTCCAAACAATTGCATACCGCGCATGCGGCCGCAGCCGGCCTGATGTCTGCTTATCTGGCCAAAGATGGTTTTACCGGTGCAGAGCAAATTTTGGAAGGCCCACAAGGCATGGCCGCTGGCATGTCAAGTGATGCCGACGTCGCCAAGCTCACTGATGGACTCGGCACGCGCTGGGCCACGGCCGAGACCTCGTTTAAGTTTCACGCCTGCTGTCGTCATACCCATCCCGCTGCGGATGCACTGCTGCAAGTCATTACGCGGAGTAGCTTAAAGCCTGAGGATATTGACCGCGTCATCACCCACGTGCACCAAGGCGCTATTGATGTGCTGGGCCCGGTTGTGCGGCCTGCCAGCGTGCACCAGTCCAAGTTTTCTATGGGCACTACGCTGGCTTTGGTGGCGCGCTTTGGTCATGCGGGATTGACAGAGTTTGAGCAGCATTTTCTCGATCCTGAAACCATTAGTTTGCGCGACAAAGTGAGCATGGTTTTAGACACCGAAGTCGACACCGCTTATCCCCAGCGCTGGATTGGCAAGGTCACCGTCCACACAGTCGATGGTCGTGTGCTGCAAGGCCGCGTCGATGAGCCCAAGGGCGACCCCGGCAACACCCTAAGCCGCGAAGAAATCAGCGCCAAAGCGCAGCGCTTGGCGGCTTTTAGTGGCGGTGCCACGGCGGATGAAATGCGCACCGCAGTCACTGCGCTTTGGGGTATTGCGCAGACGGCTGTAGTGGGTGACTTTTTGATCTGA
- a CDS encoding glutathione S-transferase, with protein MQIFFSPNSPYVRKCMVASHELGLEGRIKLLASNANPIKRDADIIAKNPLGKVPTFITEEGQTLYDSRVICEYLDDLANGTLHPRTGKTRWETLTLQSLGDGMMDACLLARYEDIARPEAMRWPEWRAGQMDKVETALSYLEADIMVMTDRVDIGSITLGCALWYLDLRFDDIDWRARYPKVKAWYVKFSQRPSMQMAWSL; from the coding sequence ATGCAAATATTTTTTTCCCCCAACTCCCCCTATGTGCGCAAATGTATGGTCGCAAGCCATGAGCTAGGACTAGAGGGGCGCATCAAACTGCTGGCCTCTAATGCCAATCCCATTAAGCGCGATGCCGACATCATCGCAAAAAATCCACTGGGAAAAGTACCTACTTTCATTACCGAAGAGGGCCAAACGCTGTACGACAGCCGCGTGATTTGCGAGTACTTAGACGATTTAGCCAATGGCACATTACATCCACGCACAGGTAAAACACGTTGGGAAACGCTAACACTGCAATCCCTAGGAGACGGCATGATGGATGCTTGCCTATTGGCACGCTATGAAGACATCGCACGGCCAGAAGCCATGCGCTGGCCGGAATGGCGTGCTGGGCAGATGGATAAAGTAGAAACTGCACTTAGCTATTTAGAAGCCGACATTATGGTTATGACAGACCGGGTGGACATAGGATCAATAACGCTTGGTTGCGCGTTGTGGTACCTAGATTTACGCTTTGACGACATAGACTGGCGTGCGCGCTATCCAAAGGTAAAAGCTTGGTATGTGAAGTTTAGCCAACGGCCTTCTATGCAGATGGCTTGGTCGCTTTAA
- a CDS encoding FAS1-like dehydratase domain-containing protein, with the protein MQNAAHTPQLDINPPDANRTLDAAMLSNLQTWAGKTETLQDDISAYPVRALTATLDRDDPVVKTGTRLPPLWHWLYFLPQHRQSEIGPDGHAKRGGFLPPVPLPRRMWAGGRLQWTYGNDLQVGDAVQRVSRIESVKHKTGRSGDLLFVTVKHEVHNAGGVAITEEHDIVYRAAAQPGDPLPVPVAAPTGAAWQREVLPDDVLLFRYSALTFNGHRIHYDREYVTQVEGYPGLIVHGPLIATLLLDLLRRHAPQAILKSFDFKVVRPTFDRQPLRLNAQPSEDGKSIQLWAQDHEGWLTMQGTAELA; encoded by the coding sequence ATGCAGAACGCCGCTCACACCCCCCAACTAGACATAAATCCACCAGACGCTAATCGCACACTTGACGCGGCCATGCTGAGTAATTTGCAAACTTGGGCCGGTAAAACCGAGACTTTGCAAGACGACATCAGCGCCTATCCGGTGCGCGCTTTAACCGCCACTTTAGACCGTGATGACCCGGTGGTGAAAACCGGTACGCGCTTGCCGCCACTTTGGCATTGGTTGTATTTTTTGCCCCAACATCGCCAGAGCGAGATAGGCCCAGACGGTCACGCCAAGCGCGGCGGTTTTTTGCCGCCAGTGCCATTGCCGCGCCGTATGTGGGCTGGTGGGCGTTTGCAGTGGACCTATGGAAATGACTTGCAAGTGGGCGATGCGGTGCAGCGCGTTTCGCGGATAGAGTCGGTCAAACACAAAACTGGGCGTAGCGGTGACTTGTTGTTTGTGACGGTTAAGCACGAAGTCCACAACGCTGGCGGCGTGGCTATTACTGAGGAACACGACATCGTTTACCGCGCCGCCGCCCAGCCAGGCGACCCACTGCCCGTGCCGGTCGCAGCGCCTACGGGTGCGGCTTGGCAGCGTGAGGTTTTGCCTGACGATGTACTGCTGTTTCGCTACTCAGCCTTGACGTTTAACGGCCACCGCATCCATTACGACCGCGAATATGTGACCCAAGTCGAAGGCTATCCCGGCCTCATCGTGCACGGCCCGTTGATCGCTACGCTGCTGCTCGATTTACTACGTCGCCATGCGCCCCAAGCAATACTTAAAAGCTTTGACTTCAAAGTCGTGCGGCCCACTTTTGATAGGCAGCCGCTGCGTCTCAATGCCCAGCCATCAGAAGACGGCAAGTCAATTCAGCTATGGGCTCAAGACCACGAAGGTTGGCTGACCATGCAAGGCACGGCCGAGTTGGCTTGA
- a CDS encoding IS30 family transposase, whose amino-acid sequence MIYTHLTRDERYQIAILAKANFNQSEIAKMMDRDKSSISRELRRNRGLRGYRPKQANDKAQERRLACANSPRVADSTWAVVEEKLAEAWSPEQISGHLEARCQPGVSYESIYQYIYADKRAGGSLHKTLRCQKTRKKRSSGRERRGTISRQVSIELRPAIVLERARFGDWEADLVIGAGQKQALVTINERVSRYSIIFHVPFKTAQAVGDALITLLKPFAHCVHTLTTDNGKEFSQHERIASALSADFFFAHPYASWERGANENMNGLIRQFFPKGMRFNCITDDDIALAMHRLNHRPRKCLGYRTPHQVFMEELKSN is encoded by the coding sequence ATGATTTACACACACCTCACCCGTGACGAACGTTACCAGATTGCAATCCTCGCCAAAGCAAACTTCAATCAAAGTGAAATTGCAAAAATGATGGACCGTGATAAATCGAGCATCAGCCGTGAGTTGCGTCGTAACCGCGGTCTACGAGGCTATCGCCCTAAGCAGGCAAATGACAAAGCCCAAGAACGTAGACTTGCCTGCGCCAACAGTCCTAGAGTTGCTGACTCGACATGGGCTGTAGTGGAGGAAAAGTTGGCTGAGGCTTGGAGCCCCGAACAAATCAGCGGCCACCTCGAAGCTCGATGCCAACCCGGTGTTAGCTATGAGAGCATTTACCAGTACATCTACGCTGACAAACGCGCGGGCGGCAGCTTGCATAAAACACTGCGTTGCCAGAAGACGCGAAAAAAACGCAGCAGCGGCCGTGAACGGCGCGGCACCATCTCTCGCCAGGTCTCAATAGAACTGCGACCCGCCATCGTGCTTGAGCGTGCGCGCTTTGGCGACTGGGAGGCTGATCTGGTGATTGGTGCCGGGCAGAAGCAAGCCCTAGTGACGATTAACGAGCGTGTCTCTCGGTATTCAATAATTTTCCACGTGCCATTCAAAACAGCGCAAGCCGTAGGGGACGCGTTAATCACTTTACTTAAACCATTCGCTCATTGCGTGCACACACTCACGACAGATAACGGCAAGGAATTTTCTCAGCATGAACGAATAGCTTCTGCGCTGAGTGCAGATTTCTTTTTCGCCCATCCATACGCCTCGTGGGAGCGTGGGGCAAACGAGAATATGAACGGTTTGATTCGCCAGTTTTTCCCAAAGGGGATGCGCTTTAATTGCATCACCGACGATGACATTGCTTTAGCGATGCACAGGCTCAATCATCGTCCTAGAAAATGTTTGGGGTATCGAACACCGCATCAGGTTTTTATGGAAGAGTTAAAGTCCAACTAA
- a CDS encoding YDG/SRA domain-containing protein, translating into MATEIIFGHLEDVSVGDSFVNYKAMNKVGVHRSSMGGISGRAKDGADSVVISGGYENDSDQGDVIVYTGQGGRNKGGKHDKDQTLTLGNAALVQNLLNAQPVRVIRGEDRKNSFAPASGYRYDGLYRVESYWSEKRVDGFAIWRFRLEQLVATNTIPQPIKKSSKKAIPLGNPSPERVETTVQRVVRDSALSKSLKLHYQHLCQVCDTTIETNSGPYAEAAHITPLGAPHNGPDIWENILCLCPNHHVMFDLGVFSVADDLSLLGITGLITTEEGHAPSLVHLEYHRNHYYKKLIQPLDKG; encoded by the coding sequence ATGGCAACTGAAATAATCTTTGGGCATCTAGAAGACGTGTCTGTAGGAGACTCTTTCGTCAACTACAAAGCAATGAATAAAGTCGGCGTTCATCGATCATCGATGGGTGGGATTTCTGGCAGAGCAAAAGACGGTGCCGACTCTGTCGTTATTTCTGGTGGCTATGAAAATGACTCTGATCAAGGCGACGTGATCGTCTACACAGGCCAAGGCGGTCGCAACAAAGGTGGAAAACATGACAAAGACCAGACACTGACACTAGGCAATGCAGCCCTAGTTCAAAACCTGCTAAACGCTCAACCGGTTCGCGTCATACGCGGTGAAGACCGAAAAAATTCATTCGCACCAGCAAGCGGCTACCGCTATGACGGCCTTTATAGAGTGGAGAGTTACTGGTCTGAAAAGCGAGTCGATGGTTTTGCCATCTGGCGCTTTCGGCTTGAACAACTTGTTGCGACGAACACAATCCCTCAGCCAATAAAAAAATCTAGCAAGAAAGCAATACCACTTGGCAATCCATCACCCGAACGTGTAGAGACCACCGTCCAGCGTGTTGTTAGAGATTCGGCGCTTTCAAAGAGCCTGAAACTGCACTACCAACACCTATGCCAGGTATGTGACACGACTATTGAAACAAACAGCGGTCCTTACGCAGAAGCAGCACACATCACACCTTTGGGTGCGCCGCACAATGGACCGGACATTTGGGAAAATATCTTATGCCTTTGCCCGAATCACCACGTGATGTTTGACCTTGGTGTTTTTTCGGTAGCCGACGATTTGTCGCTACTCGGCATTACCGGCTTAATAACAACTGAAGAAGGCCACGCACCATCACTGGTTCATCTCGAATATCACCGGAATCATTACTACAAAAAATTGATACAGCCTTTGGACAAAGGCTGA
- a CDS encoding DUF4399 domain-containing protein has translation MIKQSIAASALFLSASLLSIQAGVAERVFFQSPQNNANVSSPVKLSFGLEGMKIAPLGEMTDKTGHHHIIVDGAPIAAGASIPADDTHIHFGKGQQEAEIKLAPGKHTLTMQFGNGAHQSYGAGMSQTITVNVEAAK, from the coding sequence ATGATCAAACAATCCATTGCTGCGAGCGCCCTCTTTCTGTCAGCATCCTTGCTCTCAATCCAAGCCGGTGTAGCCGAGCGCGTATTTTTTCAATCCCCACAAAATAACGCCAACGTAAGCTCACCAGTCAAACTCAGTTTTGGTCTAGAAGGTATGAAGATAGCCCCCTTAGGCGAGATGACAGACAAAACCGGCCACCACCACATCATCGTAGACGGCGCTCCCATAGCCGCCGGCGCCAGCATACCGGCGGACGACACCCACATTCACTTTGGCAAAGGCCAACAAGAAGCAGAAATCAAACTTGCGCCGGGCAAGCACACCTTAACCATGCAGTTTGGCAACGGCGCGCACCAGTCTTATGGGGCGGGGATGAGTCAGACTATTACTGTGAATGTTGAGGCGGCGAAGTAA
- a CDS encoding acyl-CoA dehydrogenase family protein, which translates to MKKNTPDQYQEIRDAVRALCAEFPDEYHRKIDHERGYPEAFVDALTKAGWLAAMIPVEYGGSGLGLTEASVIMEEINRSGANAGACHGQMYNMGTLLKHGSKAQKDLYLPKIASGEWRLQSMGVTEPSTGTDTTKIKTTAVKKGDRYVINGQKVWISRVQHSDWMILLARTTPLAEVKKKSEGMSIFMVDLRLAEKTGMTVRPIANMVNHETNELFFENLEIPAENLIGVEGQGFKYILDGLNAERALIAAECIGDGYWFIDRVTKYVSERVVFGRPIGQNQGVQFPIAEAFIEIEAANLMRYKACALFDANQPCGAEANMAKLLAAKSSWEAGNACLQFHGGFGFATEYDIERKFRETRLYQVAPISTNLILSYIAEHELGLPRSF; encoded by the coding sequence ATGAAAAAAAATACCCCAGACCAATACCAAGAAATCCGCGACGCAGTGCGCGCACTGTGCGCAGAGTTTCCAGACGAATACCACCGCAAAATTGACCATGAGCGCGGTTACCCAGAAGCCTTTGTGGATGCCTTGACCAAAGCCGGCTGGCTGGCGGCCATGATTCCGGTGGAATACGGCGGCTCGGGTTTGGGCTTGACCGAAGCCTCAGTCATCATGGAAGAAATCAACCGATCAGGCGCCAACGCCGGCGCTTGCCACGGCCAGATGTACAACATGGGCACGCTGCTCAAGCATGGTTCAAAAGCGCAAAAAGATTTGTATCTGCCAAAAATCGCCAGTGGCGAATGGCGTTTGCAGTCCATGGGCGTGACCGAACCATCGACCGGCACCGACACCACCAAGATCAAAACCACGGCGGTTAAAAAGGGTGACCGTTACGTCATCAATGGCCAGAAAGTTTGGATTTCTCGCGTGCAGCATTCGGACTGGATGATTTTGCTGGCCCGCACCACGCCGCTGGCTGAGGTGAAGAAAAAGTCTGAAGGCATGTCCATCTTCATGGTCGATTTGCGCTTGGCAGAAAAAACTGGCATGACAGTGCGGCCTATCGCCAATATGGTGAACCACGAAACCAATGAATTATTTTTTGAGAACCTAGAAATCCCGGCAGAAAACTTAATCGGCGTAGAAGGCCAAGGCTTTAAATACATACTCGACGGCCTGAACGCCGAGCGCGCCTTGATCGCCGCAGAGTGCATTGGCGACGGCTACTGGTTTATAGACCGCGTGACCAAATACGTCAGTGAGCGCGTGGTGTTCGGCCGGCCCATTGGTCAAAACCAGGGCGTGCAATTTCCCATTGCCGAAGCTTTTATTGAGATTGAAGCGGCCAACTTGATGCGCTACAAAGCCTGCGCATTATTCGACGCGAATCAGCCCTGTGGCGCTGAGGCGAATATGGCAAAACTCTTAGCCGCCAAATCATCTTGGGAAGCGGGCAATGCCTGCCTGCAGTTTCATGGCGGCTTTGGTTTTGCGACTGAGTACGACATTGAACGCAAATTCCGAGAAACCCGTTTGTATCAAGTCGCGCCGATTTCTACCAACTTAATTTTGAGCTATATCGCCGAGCACGAGCTGGGCCTGCCGCGCTCGTTTTAA